One Streptomyces sp. 840.1 genomic window, AGATCGTCGAGGCGGTCATCGACGAGCTGGGCGGCACCCGCTCCAAGGCGCGCTACGAACTGCGCGCCGCCCAGGAGTTCCTGCGCGAGGCCGCCCATCAGGCGCTGCACCCCGGCGGCCGGATCCTGGCCTCCCCGGTGGACGGCAAGGAGAACCGGCTGCTGCGGCAGCCGGTCGGGGTCGTCGGCGTCATCAGTCCCTTCAACTTCCCCTTCCTGGTGACGATGAAGTCGGTCGCGCCGGCCCTGGCGCTCGGCAACGCGGTCGTCGTCAAGCCCAACCAGAACGCCCCGGTGGTCGGCGGCGGACTGGTCGCCAAGATCTTCCATGACGCGGGACTGCCGGCCGGACTGCTCAACGTCCTGATCACCGATGTGGCCGAGATAGGCGACGCGTTCATAGAGCACCCCGTGCCCAAGGTGATCTCCTTCGCCGGATCGGACCGGGTCGGCCGCCACGTCGGCGCGACGGCGGGCGCGCTCTTCAAGCGCACCATCCTCGAACTCAGCGGCAACAGCGCCCTGGTGGTGCTCGACGACGCGGACGTCGACTACGCGGTCGACGCCGCGGTCTTCAGCCGCTTCGTCTACCAGGGCCAGGTCTGCATGGCCGCCAACCGCATTCTGGTGGACCGGGCGGTCGCGCCCGAGTTCACCGAGAAGTTCACCGCCAGGGTGGCGGCGCTGCGGACCGGCGACCCGCGCGACCCGGACACCGAGATCGGCCCGGTCATCAACACCTTCCAGGCCGACGCCCTGACCGCACTGGTCGACCAGGCGGTCGCCGAGGGCGCCACGGCGCTGGTCCGGGGCCGCACCCGGGGCAACCTCGTGGAGCCCACCGTGCTCACCGGGCTCGCGGACGACTCCCCGCTGCTCTCCCAGGAGATCTTCGGCCCGGTGGCGCTGCTGGTCACCTTCGACGGCGAGGAGGAGGCCGTACGGCTCGCCGACGACAGCCCGTACGGGCTCAGCGGCGCCGTGCACACGGCGGACGTCGAGCGCGGGGTGCGGTTCGCCCGGCGGATCCGCAGCGGGATGTTCCACGTCAACGACACCACCGTCCAGGACGACCCGCTGGTCGCCTTCGGCGGCGAGAAGGACTCCGGGACGGGCCGGCTGAACGGCGAGGCGACGGTGGACGCCTTCACCACCCAGAAGTGGATATCGATCCAGCACGGCCGGAGCGTTTTCCCACTCTGAATCGCGCACCGCTACTCTCGTCAAAATTGAGTAGAAAGGTGTGTGGGTATGTCCGCGATCCGGCTGCTGGTCCTCTGCGCCGTACGGCAGCACGGCCGGGCGCACGGCTACCAGATCCGCAACGACCTGGAGTACTGGGGCGCCCACGAGTGGTCCAGCGCCAAGCCCGGATCGATCTACCACGCACTGAAGCAGATGGCGAAGCAGGGCGTGCTGATCGCTCACGAGGTCGCCCCGAGCACGGCCGGCGGCCCGCCGCGCACCGAGTACGAGATCACCGAACAGGGTGACGCGGAGTACTTCACGCTGCTGCGCGCGGCCCTGACCTCGTACGACCAGAAGCTGGACGTGCTGTCGGCGGGGCTGGGCGGCATCGTCGACCTGGAGCGGTCCGAGGCGGTGTCCCTGCTCAAGGAGCGGGTGGCGGGGCTGGCCAGGTGGCGGACGTCGGTCACCGAGTACTACACGCCGGAGGCCGGGCCCGAGTCGATCGGCCACATCGGCGAGATCATGAACATGTGGGTGCACTCGGCGGACGCCGGGGCCGAGTGGACGCGGGGGCTGATCGCCCGGATCGAGGGCGGCGCGTACACCTTCGCGGGTGAGGGCGAGCCGTTCGTCGGCGTACTGGCCGAGGGCGAGGAGAACCCCTACGCGACCGGCGAGGCCGATCCCGGGGACGCTCACTAGTCAAGTTTGACGAATGTGATGCCGACGGATACCTTTCCCTCGCTAGTCAAGTTTGACTACGAGAGGGTGTGGCGATTTTGACCGACGCGATCGTCGTCGAAGGAGTGCACAAGCGATACGGCGCCGAACGGGCGCTGGACGGCCTCGACCTCGCGGTGGCCCGCTCCACCGTGCACGCGGTGCTCGGCCCCAACGGCGCGGGGAAGACCACCGCGGTCCGCGTCCTGGCCACGCTGCTGCGGCACGACGAGGGCCGGGCGCAGGTGGCGGGTTACGACGTACGGCACCGGGCGGGCGAGGTCCGGCGCCGGATCGGGCTGCTCGGGCAGCACGCGGCGGTCGACGAGCAGCTCGGCGGCCGGCAGAACCTGGAGATGTTCGGGCGGCTGTACCACCTGGGCGCACGCCGGGCGGGCGTCCGGGCCGACGAGCTGCTGGAGCGGTTCGGGCTCGCGGACACCGGCCGCAAGGCGGTCGCGGAGTACAGCGGCGGCATGCGGCGGCGGCTCGATCTGGCCGCCTCGCTGATCACGGACCCGGAGGTGCTCTTCCTGGACGAGCCGACGACCGGGCTCGACCCGCGCGGCCGGGCCGAGGTGTGGGCGGCCGTGCGCTCCCTGGTCGGCGGCGGCACGACCGTGCTGCTGACCACCCAGTACCTGGAGGAGGCCGACCAGCTCGCGGACCGGATCTCGCTGGTCGACGGCGGGCGGGTGGCCGCCGAGGGCACCGCAGACGAGCTGAAGGCGATGGTGGGCGGCGACCGGATCGACGTCGTCGTCCGCGACGCTGCGGAGCTCGACCGGGCGGCCGGGCTGCTGCCCGGCGGTGCGGTGGTGGACCGGGACCGGCGGCTGGCCGGCGCCCCGGCGGCGGACCGGATGGCGGCGCTCGCCCGGACCGTGCGGGCGCTGGAGGAGGCGGGCATCGAGGCCGAGGACATCGCGGTGCGCCGCCCGACGCTGGACGAGGTGTTCCTGTCCCTGACCGGGCGCGGAGCGGACGACGTGGAGGTGGCGGCATGAGTGCGGCGGGCTGGGCGGTATCCGACTCCTGGACCATGACCCGGCGCGAACTGGCGCACTGGGCACGGCAGCCGGTGCAGGTCGTCGTGGGGCTGGCCTTCCCCGTGATGCTCCTGCTGATGTTCAACTACCTGGTCGGCGGCGGCCGGGGCGTGGAGGGCGACACCGCCGAGTACCTGGTGCCGGGCATGCTTGTGCTTACCATGGCCTTCGGTCTGGAGGCGACGATGCTCGCGGTCACCCAGGACCTCAGCAAGGGCGTGGTCGACCGGTTCCGCTCGATGCCGATGGCCTCCGGCGCGGTGCTGGTCGGCCGGTCCGTCGCGGACATGCTCCAGTCGGTGGCCGCGCTCGCCGTGATGGCCTCGGTGGGGTACGCGATGGGCTGGCGGTGGCACGACGGGGCGGCCGCGGCGCTGGGGGCGGTGGGGCTGCTCCTGCTGCTGCGGTTCGCGATGCTGTGGCTCGGCATCCTGCTGGCGCTGGTGGCCGGGCGGCCGGAGATGGTGCAGGCGGTGCAGATCCTGGTCTGGCCGGTCGGCTTCCTCTCCAACGTGTTCGCGGCGCCGGCGTCCATGCCGGGGTGGCTGGGCGCGGTCGTCGAGTGGAACCCGATGTCGGCGACGGCCACGGCGGTACGCGGGCTGTTCGGCAACCCGGGCGGCGGCGGCGACTCCTGGGCGGCCGGGCACGCCGGACTCCTCGCGGTGCTCTGGCCCCTGGTGCTGCTCGCGGTCTTCTTCCCGCTGGCGGTACGGCGGTTCGCGGGGCTCAGCCGGTAAGGCGTTCAGTGGTGGAACGACGTGGCCGGTCCGTGGTCCCGGCTCAACGGGTGGTCCTGGGAACGGAGTTCGGGCAGCAGTAGCCGCAGGTCCTCCAGCAGCAGCTCCGCGAGGTCCGAGGAGAAGCCGTTGCGGCACACGATCCGCAGCACCGACAGATCCTCCCGGTTCGCGGGGAAGGTGTACGCCGGGACCAGCCAGCCCCGCTCGCGCAGCCGCCGCGAGACGTCGAAGACGTCGTACGCCGTCACCCCCGGCTCGGTGGTCAGCGCGAACACCGGCAGCTGGTCGCCCCGGGTGAGGAGGCGGAAGTCGCCCAGGTCCTCGATCCGTTCGGCAAGACCCCGGGCCACGTCCCGGGACGCCTGCTGCACGGCCCGGTAGCCCTCCCGGCCCAGCCGGAGGAAGGTGTAGTACTGCGCCACCACCTGTGCGCCGGGCCGGGAGAAGTTCAGGGCGAAGGTCGGCATGTCGCCGCCCAGGTAGTTGACCCGGAAGACCAGTTCCTCGGGCAGCTCGGCGGGCGAGCGCCACAGCGCCCAGCCGACACCCGGGTAGACGAGCCCGTACTTGTGCCCCGAGGTGTTGATCGAGGAGACCCGGGGGAGCCGGAAGTCCCAGACCAGGTCCTCGTCCAGGAACGGCGCCACCATCGCCCCGGACGCCCCGTCCACATGGACGGGGATGTCCAGGCCGGTGCGCTCCTGGAGGGCGTCGAGGGCGGCGCAGAGCTCCTCGATGGGCTCGTAGGAACCGTCGAAGGTGGAGCCCAGGACGCCGACCACGCCGATGGTGTTCTCGTCGCAGAGGTCGGCGGCGGCCTGCGGGTCGAGATGGAAGCGGTCGCCCTCCATCGGGACCAGCCGCGGCTCCACCTCCCAGAACGTACAGAACTTGTCCCAGCAGACCTGGACGTTGACGCCCATGACCAGATTGGGCCTGGCGGTCGCCGGGTAGCGGTCGGCGTTGCGGATGGCCCAGCGGCGTTTGAGGGCGAGCGCGGCCAGCATGCAGGCCTCGCTGGAGCCGGTCGTGGAACAGCCCACCGCGGTCGTGGGGTCGGGGGCGTTCCACAGGTCCGCGAGCATCGCCACGCAGCGCCGCTCCAGCTCGGCGGTGCGCGGGTACTCGTCCTTGTCGATCATGTTCTTGTCGCGGCACTCGCTCATCAGCACCCCGGCCTGGGGTTCCATCCAGGTGGTGACGAAGGTGGCGAGGTTGAGCCGCGAGTTGCCGTCGAGCATCAGCTCGTCGTGGACCAGGCGGTACGCGGTGGCGGGCGGCAGCGCGCTGTCCGGGAGCTTGTGCCGGGGTGGCGCCGACTCCATCCCGGCGGTCGGGTCGGCCTCCCCGAAGAACGGGTTGAGGGCCAGCCTGCGCTGCTCGGCGGACGGTTCGCTGCGGGGTGAGCCCTTGTGGAGCGGCATCGCCGACCTGCCCTTCTCGGTTCCTGGCCGCGAGGCCGTACGAATCCGACCATACGGAGATTCCGGGCACCCGGCGCGCCGGGAAGGTCCGCCCGGGTTCAGCGCAGCGGTGTGCCGTCCTCCTTCAGCTGCATCTGCGGACGCCCCGTCACCAGCAGCCAGGCCGGGAGCGTGGCGACGCAGAGCAGCGGGAGCAGGTTCATGTCGGAGGCCAGTACCGCGGCCGTGAACAGGCTGAGCCAGCCCTGCCGGGTGACCGCCAGCAGCACCCCGAGCACCCCGCACGTCACCGCGACGGCCACCGGCACCCCGTCGACCAGGGCGTGGGCGCACAGGCCGAGCGCCACGCCGACGAACACGGCCGGGAAGATCCGCCCGCCCCGGAATCCGCAGGTCGCCGCGATCAGCAGGGCCGCGGCCTTCACCACGGCCATGAGCGCGAACCGGCCGGCCGACCAGCCGTCCGGGTCGGCCGCCAGCTCCTTCACCTCGTCCAGCCCCTTGAACAGGGTGAGATGGCCGCCCAGGGCGCCGAGCAGGCCGAGCAGCAGCCCGCCCAGCGTCAGCGCCAGGACCGGACTCCGTACGGCACGGAAGCCGCGGTGCGCGTACGGGAACGCGTACACCGCCGCCAGCCCCAGCACCGCCCCGGCCGAGGTGATCACGACGGCGGAGAGCAGGTCGCCCCAGTGCGTGTGGGTGTAGGCGGGCAGTGAGAGGTCGAAGCTGGGGTGGGCGGCCAGCGTCATGGTGAGGGAGCCTGCGGCGCCCGCCGCGAGCGGGCCGAACAGCCGGTCCCAGAGCTCGCCCGTGCCGGGCCGCGCGGCCAGCGTCTCGGTGAGGATCAGCGCGGCGGCGATCGGGGTGCCGAACAGCGCGCCGATGGTGCCCGCCGCGGCGAGCGCCACCCACAGCTCGGCCGGGGCGCCCGGCACGAACCGGCGCCCCGCCCAGAAGGCCAGCGCGATGTTCGCCGCCGTGATCGGGTTCTCCGGACCCAGGCTGACCCCGCCCGCCAGGGCCACGACCGTCACCAGCAGCAGCCCCGGCACCACGCCGGGCGGCAGCGGCGGATCGACCAGGCCCATGGTCGCCGGATCGGGCCCGGCCCGGCCCGGCACCGCCCGGATGACCAGCCCGGCCACCAGACCGATCGCGGTGAGCATCACGATCATCCACAGCGAGGAGTACCGGCCGATCGACAGCGCGTCGGGCAGCGTCTCCCAGAGCACGTCCTGCAAGCGGTCCGCGAGCAGGCTGACGCCGAGCAGCACGAGGGCCGAGACCACCCCGACGGCCAGCGCCGGTACGAGGAGGGGCAGCAGCCTGCGGGCGGGGGCCGGTTCGGCGGAGACAGCGGAATCGGTGGACATCGGCTCACCATAGCGAGGCAAAAGCCGTATAAGCCGCCAAAGGGTCGGAGTGCGGCCCCATTTCGGAGTTGCACCTCACGCCACGTCAGGGCGCAGGCTCGGACATGTACACAGCACACGGAGAGGAGCGCGGAGCCATGGAGCACTCCGTGGGACAGGTCGCCGGTTTCGCCGGGGTCACGGTGCGCACCCTGCACCACTACGACGACATCGGGCTGCTCACGCCCGGCGGGCGCAGCCGTGCGGGGCACCGGCGTTACGACGACGCCGACCTCGACCGGCTCCAGCAGATCCTGTTCTACCGGGAGCTCGGCTTCCCGCTCGACGAGATAGCGGCCCTGCTCGACGACCCGGACGCGGACCCGAAGGAGAGCCTGCGCCGGCGGCACGCGTTGCTGTCGGACCGGATCGCCGCACTGCAGCGGATGGCCGCAGCGGTCGAGACAGCCATGGAGGCACGGAGGATGGGCATCAATCTCACGCCCGAGGAGAAGTTCGAGGTCTTCGGCGACAAGGACCCGGAGCGCCACGCGCAGGAGGCGGAGCGCCGCTGGGGCCACACCGACACCTACGCCGAGTCGCAGCGCCGGACCGCCCGGTACACCAAAGGGGACTGGCAGCGGATGCGCGAGGAGGTCGCGTCCTGGGGCGAGCGGTACGACGCGCTGATGGCGGCCGGTGAACCGGCCACCGGCGAGCGCGCGACGGACCTTGCCGAGGAGCACCGGCTCCACATCACGACCTGGTTCTACGACTGCACGCCAGAGATCCACCGCGGGCTCGGCGAGATGTACGTCGCGGACCCGCAGTTCAAGGCGTTCTACGACTCGATGCGGCCGGGCCTGGCCGCGCACCTGCGCGACGCGATCAACGCCAACGCGGACCGCCGGGAGTAGCGGGACGGGCGTTACGGGGGCGGGGCGCCCCGCCCCCGTAACGCTTCAGAGCTTGCTGATCACCGCGGCCGTGCCGTAGGCGCACACCTCGGTGCCCACGTCGGCCGCCTCGGACACGTCGAAGCGCATCATCAGCACCGCGTTGGCGCCCCGGGCCTTCGCCTGCTCGACCAGCCGTTCCATGGCCTGGTTGCGGGTCTCGACGAGGGTCTTGGTCAGCCCCTTCAGCTCGCCGCCGATCATGGACTTCAGCCCGGCCCCGATCTGGCTGCCCAGATGCCGGGAGCGAACGGTCAGGCCGAACACCTCACCGATGACCTGGGTCACCTGGTGGCCGGGAACGTCGTTGGTGGTGACGATCAGCACATCGGGCTGTGCCGACTGACCGCCGCCGTAATCCTCGATGCCCATGGGTGACACCTCCTGCACCCAGTTTTGCCCCGGTTGGGCCGCTGCACACTTCCACGGGGGCCAGTGGAACCCGTACGCGGTCCGTTGCGTTGATAGCTTTGGGCGGCCACGCAGCCGTCAACGACCACATCCTGGAGCCCGGACCCTTGAATACGCTTGCGCTCGGACCGAGCTGGCTGGACCCGGACTATCTCATCGCGCAGTTCGGGCTGATCGGTGTGCTGGTCATCGTCTTCGCCGAATCCGGGCTGCTGATCGGGTTCTTCCTGCCCGGGGACTCCCTGCTGTTCACCACGGGCCTGCTGGTGACGACGGGCAAGCTGCACACCCCGTTGTGGCTGGTCTGCGTCCTGGTGGGGCTGGCGGCGGTCATCGGTGACCAGGTGGGCTATCTCTTCGGCCGCAAGGTCGGCCCGTCGCTCTTCAACCGTCCGGACTCCCGCCTCTTCAAGCAGGAGAACGTCGAGAAGGCCCACGAGTTCTTCGAGAAGTACGGCCCGAAGTCGCTGATCCTGGCGCGCTTCGTGCCCGTCGTGCGGACGTTCACACCGATCATCGCCGGTGTGAGCCGGATGAACTACCGCTCGTTCATCACGTTCAACATCATCGGCGGCGTCCTGTGGGGCGTCGGGGTGACGCTCCTCGGAGCGGGCCTGGGGCAGTTCGAGTTCGTGCACAAGAACATCGAGGCGATGCTCGTCCTGATCGTGCTGATCTCGGTGGTGCCGATCGGCGTCGAGTACCTGCGCGCCCGCAGCAGGTCGAAGAAGGAAGCGGCCGCACGGGACGACCAGGGGCAGGGCCAGGAGCCGCCCGCCGATGGCGGCGGCGCCGGGCGCCGCGGCCGTCACGCCAAGCGCTGACGGCCCCTGCCGGCTCCCTCGCGCCACCCCCGGGCGGGCCGCTCCGCCGCCTCAGAAGCCGCGCGTCCGCTTGGCCGCGCGGCGGTTCGCGCCGCCGACCGCGCCCGGCACCCGCATGAACAGCCGGGAGATCTCGCTTCCCAGGTTCACCCCGATGGCGATGGCCCCGGCCGTCGCCACCGCGGTCGACAGCGAGGCGAGACCCCGGTCCAGCTCGTTCTGCGCGATGCCGAGCAGACCGAAGTACGTCGCGGAACCGGGCAGCAGCGGGCCGATCGCGGCCGTGATGAACGGCAGCGACGAGGTGTAGCGGTACCGGGAGAACAACTGCCCGAACAGTCCCACCAGACCGGCCGCCACCGCGGTGGCGGCCACCGGCGAGATCTCGCCCGTCCGGGCCATCGCACCGAAGATCACCCAGGCCACTCCGCCGTTGAGGGTCACCGCGAGGACCGTGGACCGCTCCTGCTGGAGCAGGATCGCGAAGGCCAGACTCAGCACCATCGACGCCAGGATCTGGATCACCGGCCGGTCGTGCGAGATGAGCCGGGCCTCCGGGTCGAGCTCCGCCCCCAGCTGAAGGCCCCCGTACAGCGCCAGCAGCACCCCGGCGACGATGCCGATGAAGAAGTACATGACTTCGAGGAGCCGGGCCGCCGCGGTGATGTAGTAGCCGGTCAGACCGTCCTGCACGCCCGCCACCAGGGCCCGCCCCGGGAGCAGGGCGAACAGCCCACCGGTGATGACCGCCGAGGGGCGGACGTCGGACCAGTGGGTCAGGGTCAGCGCGACCCCCATCGCGGCGGGCGGCATCGCCGCGACCACGAACTGGTAGAACTCCGGAAGCCCGCGCCCGGCACACAGCCAGGCCAGCCGGTCCCCGAGCATCGCGCCGAGCGCCGCGATCAGGAAGACCACGAACCCGCCGCCGACCAGCACCGATGCCGCGCCCGCCAGTCCGCCGGCGGCCAGCGTGAGCACCCAGCCGGGATACGGGTGCCGGTTCCTGCGGATCTCCGCGAGGCGCCGGTAGGCCTCCTCCAGGGAGACCTCGCCCTCCTCGGTCGTGATGTCGTCGATGAGCCGGAAGACCGCGGCCAGCCGGGTGTAGTCGGTGCCGCGGCGGCGTACGGTACGGCTCGCCGTCACCGGGTCGTCGACCAGTGAGGGCTGGTGCGAGATCGACAGCAGCGTGAAGGTGACGGTCGGCTCGCAGCGGTCGAGGCCGTAGCTGCGGGTCACGGCGAACATCGCCGCCTCGACGTCCTCGGCGCCCTCGCCGCCGGCCAGCAGAAGCTCGCCGATACGCAGCGTCAGGTCGAGCACGCGCGGCACCGCGGGGCCCGCGTCGTCGTGCTTCTGGACCGGCTCCGGCGCCGGGCGCTCGGCCACCGGCATCCGCAGCATCGTGCGCATCCGGTCCTGCCAGGGCGCTTCCTTGGTCAGCCGGATCATCGGGATGCCGTGCGCCGGCGTGAAGGCGGGGGAGTCCCGGGCGCTGTAGGTGAGCGGCGGGGCGAAGGCCGAGCTGACCGAGTCCGAGGCGGAGGGCGATCCGGAGCCGGAAGCGGAACCCGTACCCGAGGCGGCTCCCGAGCCCTGTGGCTCAGGTGTCAGGCCCGCCGGAAGGGCGAATTCCGACGTCGGGTGGTCCTCCTCGGACGGTGACGCCGGCTTCCCCACCCCTGCGGGGTGGGAGAACGCGCTGCGTGCCTCGTCGGACTGGGGCTTCTGGTCCTCGGGACCGCCCGGCTCCGCCACCACTGACCTCACTCATCATCGGGCTGCGCGTCTTTCGGTAGCGCTCCTGCCCAGTATGGCCGTGGAGATGGGTGCCCATGCGAAACGGGCGGCACACCGGTGAAGGTGTGCCGCCCGTCGCGTGCCCAGAGCCACAAACGGAACCGTGAACGGAACCGCCAGTGGAAGGTCAGTGCGCGCCGCCCTGCGCCTCAAGGCGCTTGTACGAGTTCTCGATCTCGGCCTCGGCCTCGACCCGGCCGACCCAGTCGGCGCCCTCGACGGACTTGCCGGGCTCCAGGTCCTTGTAGACCTCGAAGAAGTGCTGGATCTCCAGGCGGTCGAACTCCGACACGTGGTGGATGTCGCGCAGGTGCTCCACCCGGGGGTCGGAGGCCGGAACGCACAGCAGCTTGTCGTCGCCGCCGGCCTCGTCCGTCATCCGGAACATGCCGATGGCGCGGCACTTGATGAGGCAGCCGGGGAAGGTCGGCTCCTCCAGGATGACCAGCGCGTCCAGCGGGTCGCCGTCCTCGCCGAGGGTGTTCTCGACGAAACCGTAGTCAGCCGGGTAGCTGGTCGAGGTGAAGAGTCGACGGTCCAGACGGATCCGACCGGTCTCGTGGTCCACCTCGTACTTGTTCCGCGAACCCTTCGGAATCTCGATAACGACGTCGAACTCCACGGGTGGCTCCTCCATGATCAACACATACGACTGATGGTTAAGTGTCCCCCACGGAGATGTGTGCTCGCGAAAGGGGCTGGTCAACGGTGGACGATCCGGTGAAAAGACCGTCGGTCAAGCCGTTCGGCAAGCTGAGCGGGGCGGCCCTGACGGACCGCCTCGGCCTGCGGAACGGGCTGAGCGACTGGCAGTTCACGGCCGTGTCCGCCACCCTCGGCCTGGCGCTCGCAGCCGGCGTCGTCCTTGCCGCCGGCCCCTGGGACTCGGGTCAGCGTAAGGCCGAGCAGGACTGGGCGGCCGCCAGGGGCGGCACGGGTGGCGTACATCACGACCCCGACGCGCCCGCCGGACCGGCCCCCGCGCCCAGCGCCCCGGCCGTGCTCGCGGCGCTGGGTACCGCCGCGGACCGGGGGGCCCCGGACGGCGTGGCGGAGCGGCTCGGCTCCGTACTGGACCCGCTGCTGAAGGACCCCGCGCTCGGCACCCGGCACAGCGCCGTCGTCATCGACACCGCCACCGGCAGGCGGCTGTACGGGAAGGGCGCCGACGCGCCCATGACGCCGGCCTCCACGGTCAAGATCGCCACCACGGTCGCGGCCCTGACCGCGCTCGGCCCCGACCACCGCATCCCCACCGCCGTCCGCGCCTCCGCCGACTCCCGCACCGTGACCCTGGTCGGCGGTGGCGACCCCACCCTCGACCGGGCGGCGCTGCGCACCCTGGCAGCCGACACCGCGCGCGCCCTCAAGGGCGCCGGCGTCCGCGAGGTCCGGCTCCGGTACGACACCTCCGGCTACTCCGGCCCCGCACTCCACCCGATCGGCCCCAACGAGAACATCGCCCCGCTGAGCG contains:
- a CDS encoding glutamate decarboxylase, encoding MPLHKGSPRSEPSAEQRRLALNPFFGEADPTAGMESAPPRHKLPDSALPPATAYRLVHDELMLDGNSRLNLATFVTTWMEPQAGVLMSECRDKNMIDKDEYPRTAELERRCVAMLADLWNAPDPTTAVGCSTTGSSEACMLAALALKRRWAIRNADRYPATARPNLVMGVNVQVCWDKFCTFWEVEPRLVPMEGDRFHLDPQAAADLCDENTIGVVGVLGSTFDGSYEPIEELCAALDALQERTGLDIPVHVDGASGAMVAPFLDEDLVWDFRLPRVSSINTSGHKYGLVYPGVGWALWRSPAELPEELVFRVNYLGGDMPTFALNFSRPGAQVVAQYYTFLRLGREGYRAVQQASRDVARGLAERIEDLGDFRLLTRGDQLPVFALTTEPGVTAYDVFDVSRRLRERGWLVPAYTFPANREDLSVLRIVCRNGFSSDLAELLLEDLRLLLPELRSQDHPLSRDHGPATSFHH
- a CDS encoding DedA family protein — translated: MNTLALGPSWLDPDYLIAQFGLIGVLVIVFAESGLLIGFFLPGDSLLFTTGLLVTTGKLHTPLWLVCVLVGLAAVIGDQVGYLFGRKVGPSLFNRPDSRLFKQENVEKAHEFFEKYGPKSLILARFVPVVRTFTPIIAGVSRMNYRSFITFNIIGGVLWGVGVTLLGAGLGQFEFVHKNIEAMLVLIVLISVVPIGVEYLRARSRSKKEAAARDDQGQGQEPPADGGGAGRRGRHAKR
- a CDS encoding PadR family transcriptional regulator codes for the protein MSAIRLLVLCAVRQHGRAHGYQIRNDLEYWGAHEWSSAKPGSIYHALKQMAKQGVLIAHEVAPSTAGGPPRTEYEITEQGDAEYFTLLRAALTSYDQKLDVLSAGLGGIVDLERSEAVSLLKERVAGLARWRTSVTEYYTPEAGPESIGHIGEIMNMWVHSADAGAEWTRGLIARIEGGAYTFAGEGEPFVGVLAEGEENPYATGEADPGDAH
- a CDS encoding ABC transporter permease, with product MSAAGWAVSDSWTMTRRELAHWARQPVQVVVGLAFPVMLLLMFNYLVGGGRGVEGDTAEYLVPGMLVLTMAFGLEATMLAVTQDLSKGVVDRFRSMPMASGAVLVGRSVADMLQSVAALAVMASVGYAMGWRWHDGAAAALGAVGLLLLLRFAMLWLGILLALVAGRPEMVQAVQILVWPVGFLSNVFAAPASMPGWLGAVVEWNPMSATATAVRGLFGNPGGGGDSWAAGHAGLLAVLWPLVLLAVFFPLAVRRFAGLSR
- a CDS encoding YbjQ family protein → MGIEDYGGGQSAQPDVLIVTTNDVPGHQVTQVIGEVFGLTVRSRHLGSQIGAGLKSMIGGELKGLTKTLVETRNQAMERLVEQAKARGANAVLMMRFDVSEAADVGTEVCAYGTAAVISKL
- a CDS encoding aldehyde dehydrogenase family protein, whose translation is MSFFHELADQYIDGEWRTGTGSWDIIDFNPYNGEKLAAITIATAEEVDLAYRAAERAQRSWDTTSPYERARVMERALRITEELAEEIVEAVIDELGGTRSKARYELRAAQEFLREAAHQALHPGGRILASPVDGKENRLLRQPVGVVGVISPFNFPFLVTMKSVAPALALGNAVVVKPNQNAPVVGGGLVAKIFHDAGLPAGLLNVLITDVAEIGDAFIEHPVPKVISFAGSDRVGRHVGATAGALFKRTILELSGNSALVVLDDADVDYAVDAAVFSRFVYQGQVCMAANRILVDRAVAPEFTEKFTARVAALRTGDPRDPDTEIGPVINTFQADALTALVDQAVAEGATALVRGRTRGNLVEPTVLTGLADDSPLLSQEIFGPVALLVTFDGEEEAVRLADDSPYGLSGAVHTADVERGVRFARRIRSGMFHVNDTTVQDDPLVAFGGEKDSGTGRLNGEATVDAFTTQKWISIQHGRSVFPL
- a CDS encoding ion channel protein is translated as MSTDSAVSAEPAPARRLLPLLVPALAVGVVSALVLLGVSLLADRLQDVLWETLPDALSIGRYSSLWMIVMLTAIGLVAGLVIRAVPGRAGPDPATMGLVDPPLPPGVVPGLLLVTVVALAGGVSLGPENPITAANIALAFWAGRRFVPGAPAELWVALAAAGTIGALFGTPIAAALILTETLAARPGTGELWDRLFGPLAAGAAGSLTMTLAAHPSFDLSLPAYTHTHWGDLLSAVVITSAGAVLGLAAVYAFPYAHRGFRAVRSPVLALTLGGLLLGLLGALGGHLTLFKGLDEVKELAADPDGWSAGRFALMAVVKAAALLIAATCGFRGGRIFPAVFVGVALGLCAHALVDGVPVAVAVTCGVLGVLLAVTRQGWLSLFTAAVLASDMNLLPLLCVATLPAWLLVTGRPQMQLKEDGTPLR
- a CDS encoding threonine/serine exporter ThrE family protein; amino-acid sequence: MVAEPGGPEDQKPQSDEARSAFSHPAGVGKPASPSEEDHPTSEFALPAGLTPEPQGSGAASGTGSASGSGSPSASDSVSSAFAPPLTYSARDSPAFTPAHGIPMIRLTKEAPWQDRMRTMLRMPVAERPAPEPVQKHDDAGPAVPRVLDLTLRIGELLLAGGEGAEDVEAAMFAVTRSYGLDRCEPTVTFTLLSISHQPSLVDDPVTASRTVRRRGTDYTRLAAVFRLIDDITTEEGEVSLEEAYRRLAEIRRNRHPYPGWVLTLAAGGLAGAASVLVGGGFVVFLIAALGAMLGDRLAWLCAGRGLPEFYQFVVAAMPPAAMGVALTLTHWSDVRPSAVITGGLFALLPGRALVAGVQDGLTGYYITAAARLLEVMYFFIGIVAGVLLALYGGLQLGAELDPEARLISHDRPVIQILASMVLSLAFAILLQQERSTVLAVTLNGGVAWVIFGAMARTGEISPVAATAVAAGLVGLFGQLFSRYRYTSSLPFITAAIGPLLPGSATYFGLLGIAQNELDRGLASLSTAVATAGAIAIGVNLGSEISRLFMRVPGAVGGANRRAAKRTRGF
- a CDS encoding MerR family transcriptional regulator, which gives rise to MEHSVGQVAGFAGVTVRTLHHYDDIGLLTPGGRSRAGHRRYDDADLDRLQQILFYRELGFPLDEIAALLDDPDADPKESLRRRHALLSDRIAALQRMAAAVETAMEARRMGINLTPEEKFEVFGDKDPERHAQEAERRWGHTDTYAESQRRTARYTKGDWQRMREEVASWGERYDALMAAGEPATGERATDLAEEHRLHITTWFYDCTPEIHRGLGEMYVADPQFKAFYDSMRPGLAAHLRDAINANADRRE
- a CDS encoding ATP-binding cassette domain-containing protein gives rise to the protein MTDAIVVEGVHKRYGAERALDGLDLAVARSTVHAVLGPNGAGKTTAVRVLATLLRHDEGRAQVAGYDVRHRAGEVRRRIGLLGQHAAVDEQLGGRQNLEMFGRLYHLGARRAGVRADELLERFGLADTGRKAVAEYSGGMRRRLDLAASLITDPEVLFLDEPTTGLDPRGRAEVWAAVRSLVGGGTTVLLTTQYLEEADQLADRISLVDGGRVAAEGTADELKAMVGGDRIDVVVRDAAELDRAAGLLPGGAVVDRDRRLAGAPAADRMAALARTVRALEEAGIEAEDIAVRRPTLDEVFLSLTGRGADDVEVAA